One stretch of Pseudomonas azotoformans DNA includes these proteins:
- a CDS encoding nucleotidyltransferase family protein, with product MSITAIVLAAGQGSRFRAVAGADQDKLLVDCVGLDGVVRPVIEQVLKNLPSVVVDRWVVTSPDRSEVIRLAEAYGCKVLLLRSAGMGDSIAAAVAASASANGWLVVLGDMPFIRSSSIERVIAGLEEGGISVPVQGGQYGHPVGFGRVFGARLMALNGDRGAKSLFAQAAVCEVVVEDPGVLWDVDLPHCLNFEPI from the coding sequence GTGAGCATCACTGCGATTGTGCTGGCGGCGGGGCAGGGCAGTCGTTTCCGCGCGGTGGCAGGGGCTGACCAGGACAAGTTGCTGGTTGATTGCGTGGGCCTGGATGGCGTAGTTCGGCCGGTGATCGAGCAGGTACTGAAGAATCTACCGAGTGTCGTGGTTGATCGCTGGGTGGTGACTTCACCGGATCGGTCTGAAGTGATTCGCCTGGCAGAGGCCTACGGCTGCAAGGTATTGCTGCTGCGCTCGGCCGGCATGGGCGACAGTATTGCCGCTGCGGTTGCCGCCAGTGCTTCGGCGAATGGTTGGCTGGTGGTGCTGGGGGATATGCCGTTTATTCGGTCATCGAGCATTGAGCGAGTGATTGCGGGGTTGGAGGAGGGTGGCATCAGTGTGCCGGTGCAGGGCGGGCAGTACGGGCATCCTGTGGGGTTTGGTCGGGTATTTGGGGCGCGGCTGATGGCGCTGAACGGTGACCGTGGGGCGAAATCTCTGTTTGCGCAGGCGGCGGTGTGTGAAGTCGTGGTTGAAGACCCTGGCGTACTCTGGGATGTCGACCTGCCACACTGCCTGAATTTCGAACCGATCTAA
- a CDS encoding XdhC family protein yields the protein MDSVDLNVLRSVLEWRRAGQRVVLYSVVQTWGSAPRPPGAMLALRGDGVVIGSVSGGCIEDDLIARLQDGRLPEDGPPVQLVTYGVTRDEAARFGLPCGGTLRLTEERVDEWEWVAELLARCEDHQIVARELELATGKVTLTGASKTDVVTFDGERLRAIYGPRWRLLLIGAGQLSRYVAEMARLLDFEVLICDPREEFVYGWEEQHGRFVPGMPDEAVLNIQTDERTAIVCLTHDPRLDDMALLTALNSSAFYIGALGSRVNSQKRRETLAVLGLSTEAIARLHGPIGLHIGSHTPAEIALSLMAEIVAIKNGVAPMQKKPLPVVVE from the coding sequence GTGGACAGTGTGGATCTGAATGTCCTGCGCAGCGTGCTCGAATGGCGCCGTGCCGGGCAGCGAGTGGTGTTGTACAGCGTGGTCCAGACCTGGGGCAGTGCGCCGCGCCCGCCGGGCGCCATGCTGGCGTTGCGGGGCGATGGGGTGGTGATCGGCTCGGTATCGGGCGGGTGCATCGAAGACGACTTGATTGCCCGCCTGCAGGATGGCCGGCTGCCTGAAGACGGGCCGCCGGTGCAGTTGGTGACCTACGGCGTCACCCGCGATGAGGCAGCGCGCTTTGGCCTGCCGTGCGGCGGCACCTTGCGCCTGACCGAGGAGCGGGTAGACGAGTGGGAGTGGGTCGCTGAGCTGTTGGCGCGGTGCGAGGATCATCAGATTGTCGCCCGGGAGTTGGAGCTGGCCACTGGCAAGGTGACGTTAACCGGTGCAAGCAAGACCGATGTTGTCACCTTCGACGGTGAGCGTCTGCGAGCCATCTACGGCCCGCGCTGGCGCCTGCTGTTGATCGGCGCCGGGCAGTTGTCGCGGTATGTGGCGGAAATGGCGCGCCTGCTGGATTTCGAAGTACTGATCTGCGACCCGCGTGAGGAGTTCGTCTACGGCTGGGAAGAGCAGCACGGCCGCTTTGTGCCGGGCATGCCTGATGAAGCGGTGCTGAATATCCAGACCGACGAGCGCACGGCCATCGTCTGCCTCACCCATGACCCGCGCCTGGATGATATGGCGTTGCTGACGGCGTTGAATTCCTCGGCGTTCTACATTGGCGCCCTCGGTTCACGGGTCAACAGCCAGAAGCGCCGGGAAACCCTGGCGGTGCTGGGCTTGTCGACGGAAGCGATTGCGCGTCTGCATGGGCCGATCGGTTTGCATATCGGCAGTCACACGCCGGCGGAAATCGCATTGTCGTTGATGGCGGAAATTGTCGCGATCAAGAACGGCGTGGCACCGATGCAGAAGAAGCCGCTGCCGGTGGTGGTTGAGTGA
- the rne gene encoding ribonuclease E has product MKRMLINATQPEELRVALVDGQRLYDLDIESGAREQKKANIYKGRITRIEPSLEAAFVDFGSERHGFLPLKEISREYFKKAPEGRVNIKDVLSEGQEVIVQVEKEERGNKGAALTTFISLAGRYLVLMPNNPRAGGISRRIEGEERNELREALNGLIAPADMGLIVRTAGLGRSSEEMQWDLDYLLQLWTAIKEASLDRSAPFLIYQESNVIIRAIRDYLRQDIGEVLIDSVEAQDEALTFIRQVMPQYASKIKLYEDSVPLFNRFQIESQIETAFQRVVELPSGGSIVIDPTEALVSIDINSARATKGSDIEETALQTNLEAAEEIARQLRLRDIGGLIVIDFIDMTPAKNQRAVEEKVRECLEADRARVQVGRISRFGLLEMSRQRLRPSLGESSGIVCPRCNGTGIIRDVESLSLAILRLIEEEALKDRTAEVRAQVPIPVAAFLLNEKRNSITKIELRTRARIVILPNDHLETPHFEVQRLRDDSPEAHSGQSSYEIAAAAAEIEEVQPAAATRTLVRQEAAVKTAPARANAPVPVEAAAPVAAPAVMPEPSLFKGLVKSLVSLFATKEEPAAPVVVEKPASERPARNEERRNGRQQSRNRNGRRDEERKPREERAPREERAPREERAPREAREETPTVERAPREERAPRTPRAPREDRKPRGEREERVRELREPLDAAPAVAGAAVVAEERPARQPREERAPREERQPRAPREERQPRAEQAAAASEEEVLTGEEQLQEDGQEGAEGDRPRRRSRGQRRRSNRRERQRDANGNVIEGSEETGENAEAATSEPTGAELAAGLAVTAAVASTVISAPAEAQAHEQAERATATVEEAVVVEAPAAQTPVVEAPVVEAPAAETPVVEAPVVEATTPIEAPVVPEVEVAPAQEALPEVEVAAVEPAPVAEPQPVVEAVVEAPVVEAAPEVREVREEQTAFQWTAEPAAPVEAPAPAPAVEEAPAPVAEVVVAEPAPVVEPAPAVEPAPVVEAPVVAEVAAPVIEAAPVSALTENGRAPNDPREVRRRRKEAEAAAAAAAQEAEHESKPLV; this is encoded by the coding sequence ATGAAAAGAATGCTGATTAACGCAACTCAACCCGAAGAGTTGCGTGTTGCACTGGTAGATGGCCAACGCCTCTACGACCTGGACATCGAATCCGGTGCACGCGAGCAAAAGAAGGCCAACATCTATAAAGGCCGTATTACTCGCATCGAACCAAGCCTCGAGGCTGCCTTTGTCGATTTCGGCTCCGAGCGCCACGGCTTCCTGCCCCTCAAAGAAATCTCCCGCGAATACTTCAAGAAAGCCCCCGAAGGCCGCGTGAACATCAAGGACGTCCTGAGCGAAGGCCAGGAAGTCATCGTCCAGGTCGAAAAAGAAGAACGTGGCAACAAGGGCGCCGCCCTGACCACCTTCATCAGCCTGGCTGGCCGCTACCTGGTCCTGATGCCGAACAACCCACGTGCCGGCGGTATTTCCCGTCGCATCGAAGGCGAAGAGCGCAACGAACTGCGTGAAGCGCTGAACGGCCTGATCGCACCGGCCGACATGGGCCTGATCGTGCGCACCGCCGGCCTGGGCCGCAGCAGCGAAGAAATGCAGTGGGACCTCGACTACCTGCTGCAACTGTGGACCGCCATCAAGGAAGCCTCCCTGGATCGTTCCGCGCCGTTCCTGATCTACCAGGAAAGCAACGTGATCATCCGCGCCATCCGCGATTACCTGCGCCAGGACATCGGCGAAGTGCTGATCGACAGCGTTGAAGCCCAGGACGAAGCCCTGACCTTCATCCGCCAGGTGATGCCGCAGTACGCCAGCAAGATCAAGCTGTACGAAGACAGCGTTCCGCTGTTCAACCGTTTCCAGATCGAAAGCCAGATCGAGACCGCCTTCCAGCGCGTGGTCGAACTGCCTTCCGGTGGCTCCATCGTGATCGACCCGACCGAAGCCCTGGTGTCCATCGACATCAACTCGGCGCGTGCGACCAAAGGCAGCGACATCGAAGAAACCGCCCTGCAGACCAACCTGGAAGCGGCTGAAGAAATCGCCCGCCAGCTGCGCCTGCGTGATATCGGCGGCCTGATCGTGATCGACTTCATCGACATGACCCCGGCCAAGAACCAGCGCGCCGTGGAAGAGAAAGTCCGCGAATGCCTGGAAGCTGACCGTGCCCGCGTACAGGTGGGCCGTATCTCGCGCTTCGGCCTGCTGGAAATGTCCCGTCAGCGCCTGCGTCCGTCCCTGGGCGAGAGCAGCGGCATCGTCTGCCCGCGTTGCAACGGCACCGGCATCATCCGTGACGTTGAATCGCTGTCCCTGGCTATCCTGCGCCTGATCGAAGAAGAAGCCCTGAAAGACCGCACCGCCGAAGTCCGCGCACAAGTGCCGATTCCGGTTGCAGCTTTCCTGCTCAACGAAAAACGCAACTCGATCACCAAGATCGAACTGCGCACCCGTGCCCGTATCGTCATCCTGCCGAACGACCACCTCGAAACGCCGCACTTCGAAGTGCAGCGCCTGCGTGATGACAGCCCGGAAGCCCACAGCGGCCAGTCCAGCTACGAAATCGCCGCTGCTGCCGCCGAAATCGAAGAAGTGCAGCCAGCCGCCGCGACCCGCACCCTGGTCCGCCAGGAAGCCGCTGTGAAAACCGCTCCGGCCCGTGCCAACGCACCGGTTCCGGTTGAAGCCGCCGCCCCGGTTGCCGCTCCGGCCGTAATGCCTGAGCCAAGCCTGTTCAAAGGCCTGGTGAAATCGCTGGTGAGCCTGTTCGCCACCAAGGAAGAGCCTGCCGCACCGGTCGTGGTTGAAAAACCGGCTTCCGAGCGCCCAGCGCGCAACGAAGAGCGTCGCAACGGTCGCCAGCAAAGCCGTAACCGCAACGGCCGTCGTGACGAAGAGCGCAAGCCGCGCGAAGAACGTGCGCCGCGTGAAGAACGCGCCCCACGTGAAGAGCGTGCGCCTCGCGAAGCCCGCGAAGAAACCCCGACCGTAGAACGTGCACCGCGTGAAGAGCGCGCACCACGCACTCCACGTGCCCCACGTGAAGACCGCAAGCCACGTGGCGAGCGCGAAGAACGCGTGCGTGAACTGCGGGAGCCGTTGGACGCTGCGCCAGCCGTTGCCGGCGCAGCTGTTGTTGCCGAGGAACGCCCGGCTCGCCAGCCGCGTGAGGAACGCGCACCGCGCGAAGAACGCCAGCCTCGCGCTCCGCGTGAAGAGCGTCAACCACGTGCAGAACAAGCGGCTGCCGCCAGCGAAGAAGAAGTGTTGACCGGCGAAGAGCAACTGCAGGAAGACGGTCAGGAAGGCGCCGAAGGCGATCGTCCACGCCGCCGCTCCCGTGGCCAGCGTCGTCGCAGCAACCGTCGTGAGCGTCAACGCGATGCCAACGGCAACGTGATCGAAGGCTCCGAAGAGACCGGCGAAAACGCAGAAGCCGCTACCAGCGAACCGACTGGCGCCGAACTGGCTGCCGGCCTGGCCGTTACCGCTGCCGTTGCCAGCACGGTCATCAGCGCTCCGGCTGAAGCCCAGGCTCACGAGCAGGCTGAGCGCGCTACCGCGACTGTTGAAGAAGCCGTCGTTGTAGAAGCACCTGCTGCCCAGACCCCAGTGGTTGAAGCGCCGGTCGTTGAAGCACCTGCTGCCGAAACCCCAGTCGTAGAAGCGCCAGTTGTTGAAGCGACTACCCCAATCGAAGCACCGGTTGTTCCGGAAGTGGAAGTTGCTCCGGCTCAAGAAGCCCTGCCAGAAGTTGAAGTGGCAGCGGTTGAACCAGCACCTGTGGCTGAGCCTCAACCAGTGGTTGAAGCAGTGGTTGAAGCACCGGTTGTCGAAGCCGCCCCGGAAGTTCGCGAAGTTCGTGAAGAACAGACCGCCTTCCAATGGACGGCCGAGCCTGCCGCTCCGGTCGAAGCGCCAGCACCTGCCCCAGCGGTAGAAGAAGCGCCGGCACCGGTTGCCGAAGTTGTGGTTGCCGAGCCAGCCCCAGTGGTTGAGCCCGCTCCGGCCGTTGAACCTGCGCCGGTGGTAGAAGCGCCGGTGGTTGCCGAAGTGGCTGCACCCGTGATTGAAGCCGCTCCGGTCAGCGCCCTGACCGAAAACGGCCGTGCGCCGAACGATCCACGTGAAGTGCGTCGTCGTCGCAAGGAAGCGGAAGCCGCTGCTGCTGCCGCAGCACAGGAAGCAGAGCACGAGAGCAAACCTCTCGTCTGA
- a CDS encoding IS30 family transposase yields MQKLTGRGAMRSPGAPSLRNEIERLFWVQIATGITSEKAAHAVGVSTAVGTRWFRHRGGMPLFMSNHISGRYLSFAEREEIGLLRAQSVGVRDIARRLGRSPSTISRELTRNATTRCGRLEYRASVAQWKAELVAKRPKPAKLVTNPRLHQYVRDRLEGKVQDADGREISGPRQAPFKGRNKPHRSDRKWVNGWSPEQIANRLQIDFPDDESMRISHEAIYQALYIQGRGALKRELVSCLRSGRALRVPRARAQAKVWAHVSEDVMISSRPAEVEDRAVPGHWEGDLIIGLNRSAIGTLVERSTRFTMLVHLPRENGYGLIPRTKNGPALAGYGAVSMANALKKTVADLPIELWRSLTWDRGKELSDHARFTIESGVKVFFADPHSPWQRGTNENTNGLLRQYFPKGTDLSRWSAQEIQAVAHVLNTRPRKTLGWKTPAEALNEYLKSVQQSSVATTG; encoded by the coding sequence ATGCAAAAATTGACGGGCCGGGGAGCGATGCGCTCTCCAGGTGCACCCTCACTTCGTAATGAGATCGAACGGCTATTTTGGGTGCAGATTGCTACAGGCATCACAAGCGAAAAGGCAGCACATGCCGTTGGCGTATCAACCGCGGTAGGTACACGCTGGTTCCGTCATCGAGGCGGGATGCCATTATTCATGTCGAATCACATATCAGGACGATACTTATCGTTTGCAGAGCGAGAAGAGATTGGGCTGCTTCGAGCGCAAAGTGTTGGCGTTCGTGATATCGCCCGTCGCCTTGGACGAAGCCCATCGACAATTTCACGGGAGCTGACACGAAATGCTACTACCCGTTGCGGTCGGCTTGAATATCGAGCGTCAGTAGCGCAATGGAAGGCAGAACTGGTGGCCAAGAGGCCGAAACCAGCAAAACTGGTCACTAACCCGCGACTGCACCAGTACGTACGCGACCGCCTTGAGGGCAAGGTTCAAGACGCCGATGGTCGTGAGATTTCTGGGCCTCGGCAAGCGCCCTTCAAAGGCCGAAATAAACCGCATCGCAGTGACCGTAAATGGGTCAATGGCTGGTCGCCTGAACAAATTGCCAACCGGCTCCAGATCGATTTTCCGGATGATGAATCCATGCGTATCTCTCATGAAGCCATATATCAGGCGCTCTACATTCAGGGTCGAGGAGCTCTCAAGCGCGAACTGGTGAGTTGCCTGCGCTCAGGACGAGCGTTACGCGTACCGAGAGCCAGAGCGCAGGCCAAAGTGTGGGCACACGTCAGCGAGGACGTGATGATCTCCAGTCGTCCTGCTGAGGTAGAAGATCGGGCTGTACCCGGGCATTGGGAGGGCGACTTGATCATCGGTCTGAACCGTTCTGCGATTGGAACTCTGGTCGAGCGCTCAACTCGATTTACCATGCTCGTCCATCTGCCTCGCGAGAACGGTTATGGGCTAATTCCCCGCACGAAGAACGGCCCGGCGCTGGCTGGCTATGGGGCTGTTAGTATGGCCAACGCATTGAAGAAGACGGTGGCTGATCTTCCCATCGAGCTGTGGCGATCCTTGACCTGGGATCGTGGAAAGGAGCTGTCGGATCACGCTCGGTTTACCATCGAGTCCGGAGTAAAGGTTTTCTTTGCTGATCCACATAGTCCATGGCAGCGCGGCACAAACGAAAATACGAACGGCCTTCTACGGCAATACTTCCCGAAAGGGACTGACCTCTCTCGTTGGAGTGCCCAAGAAATACAGGCGGTAGCTCACGTACTCAATACTAGACCTCGAAAAACACTAGGCTGGAAAACACCCGCCGAAGCACTGAATGAGTATTTAAAGTCTGTACAACAATCCAGTGTTGCGACGACCGGTTGA
- a CDS encoding DDE-type integrase/transposase/recombinase, translating to MRRKKAARQVVAQTQTLSVSRACQFMGISRQAFYKRDRVYRARVDQDQKLIKFVQAIRVRQPCIGTRKLQSLMHAEREKPELHVGRDRLFEVLREHRQLVRRKRAYHKTTDSHHHFHCHPNLLKPGPQQVIASGPEQVWVADITYLSTKRDDPVYLSLITDAFSRKIVGYHVHGSLHADSVAQALRMALKTRRTRQKLVHHSDRGVQGGFNRSSQHWIVVQTLNTHSVLRRVFSSLVFFEV from the coding sequence ATCCGTCGTAAAAAAGCGGCCCGGCAAGTCGTTGCGCAAACCCAGACCCTGAGTGTCAGCAGGGCTTGCCAGTTTATGGGGATCAGCCGCCAAGCCTTTTACAAGCGTGATCGCGTTTATCGGGCTCGAGTCGATCAAGATCAGAAACTCATCAAATTTGTGCAGGCAATCCGAGTGCGCCAACCCTGCATCGGCACACGCAAACTCCAGTCATTGATGCACGCAGAGCGTGAGAAGCCTGAGCTGCATGTTGGCCGTGATCGCTTGTTTGAGGTGCTGCGCGAGCACCGACAGTTGGTTCGTAGGAAACGGGCGTATCACAAGACGACCGACAGCCATCATCACTTTCACTGCCATCCCAATCTGCTAAAGCCAGGCCCGCAGCAAGTCATCGCGAGCGGTCCGGAACAGGTCTGGGTGGCCGATATTACTTACCTATCCACCAAGCGTGATGATCCGGTTTACCTGAGCCTGATAACAGACGCCTTCTCAAGAAAAATTGTCGGGTATCACGTGCACGGCAGCCTTCACGCCGACTCGGTGGCCCAGGCCTTACGCATGGCGTTGAAAACACGTCGAACACGTCAGAAACTGGTTCATCACTCGGATCGAGGTGTGCAGGGCGGATTCAACCGGTCGTCGCAACACTGGATTGTTGTACAGACTTTAAATACTCATTCAGTGCTTCGGCGGGTGTTTTCCAGCCTAGTGTTTTTCGAGGTCTAG
- a CDS encoding IS3 family transposase: MDTGAKRSQRDYTLTFKLSVVDQVEKGELSYKEAQRRYGIQGRSTVLVWLRKHGRQDWSQGASIRSQRVRPMDEPTLPLTPEQRIKELEEQLALANQKAKFFEDLVEVLKNDYGVSVVKKRPGKSLRKPRP, translated from the coding sequence ATGGATACGGGCGCAAAACGCAGTCAGCGCGATTACACGCTGACTTTTAAATTGTCGGTTGTCGATCAGGTCGAAAAAGGCGAGTTGAGTTATAAAGAGGCTCAACGGCGCTATGGGATCCAGGGCCGGTCGACGGTGTTGGTCTGGTTACGCAAGCATGGTCGACAGGACTGGAGCCAAGGCGCTTCCATTCGCTCCCAGAGGGTCCGACCGATGGATGAGCCCACTTTGCCATTAACTCCCGAGCAGAGAATCAAAGAGCTTGAGGAGCAGTTGGCGCTGGCGAATCAGAAAGCCAAATTCTTCGAAGACTTGGTCGAGGTTCTGAAGAACGACTACGGCGTATCCGTCGTAAAAAAGCGGCCCGGCAAGTCGTTGCGCAAACCCAGACCCTGA